From one Rhodoferax sp. PAMC 29310 genomic stretch:
- a CDS encoding chemotaxis protein has protein sequence MNNSSMREIDERTNLASNSMFELLLFRLGEAPGSGRREMFGINVFKVREILVMPEITEMANSPPSVMGVANIRGQMITVINLPKLVGCNPTKGLGILLVTEFARTTQAFAVEEVNEIVRLEWKHVLSAEGSGGGLVTSIARLDGAAENTRLAQVLDVEQILRDVFPMDHLAVPDGSKVPQVHLPPGSVILAADDSAVARLMIEQGLKAMGVPFIMTKSGQEAWNRLQALSAEAVSEGKTIRDKVALVLTDLEMPEMDGFTLTRTIKQDPRFKGLPVVIHSSLTGSTNESHVKSVGADAYVAKFVAEELASTLLGVLNR, from the coding sequence ATGAATAATTCTTCGATGCGTGAAATTGACGAGCGGACCAACCTAGCCAGCAACAGCATGTTTGAGTTGCTGTTGTTTCGTTTGGGCGAGGCACCGGGCAGCGGTCGCCGTGAGATGTTCGGAATCAATGTGTTCAAGGTGCGCGAAATTCTGGTCATGCCGGAGATCACGGAAATGGCCAATTCGCCTCCGTCCGTGATGGGTGTGGCCAATATTCGGGGCCAGATGATCACCGTGATCAATCTGCCCAAGCTGGTGGGTTGCAACCCCACCAAAGGGCTGGGAATTTTGCTGGTGACTGAATTTGCACGCACGACCCAAGCCTTTGCGGTGGAAGAGGTGAACGAAATTGTGCGTCTGGAGTGGAAGCACGTGCTGTCGGCCGAAGGCTCCGGCGGTGGGCTGGTCACCAGCATTGCCCGTCTGGATGGCGCTGCAGAGAACACCCGACTGGCTCAGGTGCTGGACGTGGAGCAGATCTTACGCGATGTATTTCCGATGGATCATCTGGCAGTTCCTGATGGATCAAAAGTTCCCCAGGTGCATTTGCCACCGGGTTCAGTGATCCTGGCAGCAGATGATTCGGCAGTGGCGCGACTGATGATCGAACAAGGCCTCAAAGCCATGGGTGTACCTTTCATCATGACCAAATCTGGCCAGGAGGCTTGGAATCGACTGCAGGCCCTATCCGCCGAGGCCGTATCTGAAGGCAAAACCATTCGGGACAAGGTCGCCTTGGTGCTGACCGACCTAGAGATGCCGGAGATGGACGGTTTTACCCTCACCCGGACCATCAAGCAGGACCCCCGGTTCAAGGGGTTGCCGGTCGTGATTCACTCGTCTTTGACGGGAAGCACGAATGAGAGCCATGTGAAAAGCGTGGGTGCAGATGCTTATGTGGCCAAGTTTGTGGCGGAAGAGTTGGCGTCCACCTTGTTAGGCGTGCTCAACCGCTAG
- a CDS encoding AraC family transcriptional regulator: MSTLPRQLKPELEHEYVRSTELGYEPANETGIIRCLSHGYPTPLARWHHHDEYELHLITATSGKVFVGDWIGQFQPGQLVLTGPRLPHNWVSMDVPEGGVEERDLVIQFPRAPIELASQQIPELRDIMPLLERSRHGIEFFDMFPQASAHWHNVKNAHGLARFGAFCAFLSDLVQCTDYRMLSNAPLQSVDNDAQLEQINVIVNSITENLSESQSAADIARGLGMSESGFSRFFRRATGNTFTDFVNHVRVNRACQLLMETDLGIANIGFEVGFNNIANFNRRFLSIKGMTPSEFRRQAASRFGQKS, translated from the coding sequence ATGTCTACCCTGCCCCGTCAACTCAAACCTGAACTGGAGCACGAGTACGTTCGCTCCACGGAGCTGGGCTATGAGCCGGCCAATGAAACCGGCATCATTCGTTGCCTGTCCCACGGCTACCCGACACCGCTGGCGCGCTGGCACCACCATGACGAATACGAACTGCACCTGATCACGGCGACCTCGGGCAAAGTGTTCGTGGGCGACTGGATTGGCCAGTTTCAACCCGGCCAACTGGTGCTAACCGGGCCGCGCCTGCCGCACAACTGGGTCAGCATGGATGTACCGGAAGGCGGCGTGGAAGAGCGCGACCTGGTGATTCAGTTTCCCCGCGCACCTATCGAGCTGGCCAGCCAGCAAATTCCCGAACTGCGTGACATCATGCCCCTGCTGGAGCGCTCCCGCCATGGCATCGAGTTTTTTGACATGTTCCCGCAAGCGTCTGCGCACTGGCACAACGTGAAGAACGCCCATGGATTGGCCCGATTTGGCGCTTTTTGCGCGTTCCTGAGCGACCTAGTCCAATGCACTGACTACCGCATGCTGTCCAACGCCCCGCTGCAAAGCGTGGACAACGATGCGCAATTGGAGCAGATCAACGTCATCGTGAACAGCATTACAGAGAACCTGAGCGAATCCCAATCGGCTGCTGACATTGCTCGCGGATTGGGCATGAGCGAGAGTGGCTTCTCGCGGTTTTTCCGGCGCGCCACGGGCAATACCTTCACCGATTTCGTTAACCATGTGAGAGTCAACAGGGCCTGCCAGCTGCTCATGGAGACCGACCTCGGTATCGCGAATATTGGTTTTGAGGTGGGATTTAACAATATCGCCAACTTCAACCGCCGCTTCCTCAGTATCAAAGGCATGACCCCCAGTGAGTTTCGGCGGCAGGCTGCCAGCCGGTTTGGTCAAAAATCATGA
- a CDS encoding L-iditol 2-dehydrogenase, producing the protein MNTLLLPRLKDKHAVLTGAAGGIGLAVTAAFLSHGAHCTVADRGEQPTPELATLMAAHPDTLQYVATDVTQLEEVDALIKAAQRRFGPITTLFNNAAVFDMAPLLDSDEAMYNKLFSVNVKGAFFVMQKVLAQMVDNQVKGSVINMASQAGRRGEALVSHYCASKAAIISYTQSAALAMAPQGIRVNGIAPGVIDTPMWQHVDALFARHENLPLGEKKKRVGEAVPMGYMGTPADICGAAVFLASNEAAYITAQTLNVDGGSVMS; encoded by the coding sequence ATGAATACGCTCCTTCTTCCCCGCCTGAAAGACAAACATGCTGTGCTGACCGGCGCAGCAGGAGGGATTGGACTCGCCGTCACGGCTGCATTTCTGAGCCATGGCGCCCATTGCACCGTCGCAGACCGAGGCGAGCAGCCAACGCCTGAGCTCGCCACGTTGATGGCCGCCCACCCCGACACGCTTCAGTATGTGGCAACCGATGTCACTCAACTGGAAGAAGTCGACGCGCTGATCAAAGCGGCTCAACGTCGGTTTGGCCCCATCACCACACTCTTCAACAACGCTGCGGTGTTTGACATGGCACCGCTGCTTGACAGCGATGAGGCCATGTATAACAAGCTGTTCTCGGTGAATGTCAAAGGCGCTTTCTTTGTCATGCAGAAGGTGCTGGCCCAGATGGTGGACAACCAGGTCAAAGGGTCGGTCATCAACATGGCCTCCCAGGCCGGGCGCCGGGGCGAGGCTTTGGTCTCGCACTACTGCGCCAGCAAGGCGGCCATCATCAGCTACACCCAAAGTGCGGCACTCGCCATGGCGCCGCAAGGCATTCGGGTCAACGGCATTGCGCCCGGCGTGATCGACACGCCCATGTGGCAGCATGTCGACGCCCTGTTCGCCCGCCATGAAAATCTGCCCTTGGGCGAAAAAAAGAAACGCGTGGGCGAGGCGGTGCCGATGGGCTATATGGGCACGCCTGCCGATATTTGCGGGGCGGCGGTGTTTCTGGCAAGCAACGAGGCGGCCTACATCACGGCGCAAACCCTCAATGTCGATGGTGGCAGCGTCATGTCCTGA
- the dalD gene encoding D-arabinitol 4-dehydrogenase, giving the protein MSLSAASSTPPLTLLHLGLGSFHRAHQAVYLHELQQTGDRRWALAGGNIRADMAETVAALIEQDGAYTLETITSQGKHVYTRITSLQTVVPYEPSLKGLISIGADANTRIISFTVTEAGYYLDDKNQLDLSFPDLSADLDAARQGQVGSTIYGALTAILRARMHANAGPVTLLNCDNLRHNGDRSRGGLLQYITLLGDAALLDWVKSHTSSPNAMVDRITPRPTQAVRDRVLAATGVDDPAALMGESFIQWVIEDNFIAGRPAWETVGVEMVKAVQPYEEAKIRVLNATHSGIAWAGTLVGYEFIHEGTLDPMIRQLAFDYVTDDVMPVLDTPEHPCPLDLAAYRDVVLDRFSNPAILDTNQRVVMDGFSKIPGFIAPTIRERLARGESIASVAILPALFLAYLQRWHAGLIPYTYQDQAMDPAVGHAICEAPDPVAALCADASLWGELAGDTRLLASIRTAFSQVTQLTQRTTP; this is encoded by the coding sequence ATGTCCTTATCTGCCGCTTCTTCGACACCGCCCCTGACCCTGCTCCACCTGGGTTTGGGCTCTTTTCACCGCGCCCATCAGGCGGTCTACCTGCATGAACTGCAGCAAACGGGGGATCGTCGATGGGCCTTGGCGGGTGGCAACATCCGCGCCGACATGGCCGAGACCGTGGCGGCCTTGATCGAGCAGGATGGGGCGTACACGCTGGAGACCATCACGTCACAGGGAAAGCATGTCTACACGCGAATCACGTCGCTCCAAACTGTGGTTCCGTACGAGCCCAGTCTGAAAGGGCTGATCAGCATTGGCGCTGATGCGAACACCCGCATCATCTCCTTCACGGTGACTGAAGCAGGTTATTACCTGGACGACAAGAATCAGCTTGATCTGTCGTTCCCCGACCTCAGCGCTGACCTGGATGCGGCCCGCCAAGGACAAGTCGGCTCTACCATCTATGGTGCATTGACCGCGATTTTGCGTGCCCGCATGCACGCCAATGCGGGGCCAGTCACGCTGCTCAATTGCGACAACTTGCGCCACAACGGCGACCGCTCGCGCGGCGGCTTGTTGCAGTACATCACATTGTTAGGCGACGCCGCATTGCTGGATTGGGTCAAGTCCCACACCAGCAGTCCCAATGCCATGGTCGACCGTATCACCCCACGCCCCACCCAGGCCGTGCGGGACCGGGTGCTGGCCGCCACCGGCGTGGACGACCCGGCCGCGCTGATGGGAGAGAGCTTCATTCAATGGGTCATCGAAGACAACTTCATCGCCGGACGCCCCGCGTGGGAGACGGTTGGGGTGGAGATGGTCAAGGCCGTTCAGCCCTACGAAGAAGCCAAAATTCGAGTCCTCAACGCGACCCACAGTGGCATCGCCTGGGCGGGAACGCTGGTTGGCTATGAATTTATCCACGAGGGAACCCTTGATCCGATGATTCGCCAATTGGCCTTCGACTACGTGACGGACGATGTCATGCCCGTGCTGGACACGCCCGAGCATCCCTGCCCCCTTGACCTCGCCGCCTACCGTGACGTGGTGCTGGACCGATTCAGCAACCCAGCCATCCTGGACACCAACCAGCGCGTGGTGATGGACGGTTTCAGCAAGATTCCCGGTTTTATTGCCCCCACCATTCGAGAGCGTCTGGCCCGTGGCGAGTCGATTGCCAGCGTGGCCATACTGCCCGCGCTTTTCTTGGCTTACCTGCAACGCTGGCACGCGGGCTTGATTCCGTACACCTACCAAGACCAGGCCATGGACCCAGCCGTCGGCCACGCCATTTGTGAAGCGCCTGATCCGGTAGCCGCCCTGTGCGCCGACGCTTCTCTTTGGGGCGAATTGGCCGGCGACACCCGCTTGCTGGCATCGATTCGAACCGCTTTCTCACAAGTCACTCAATTAACCCAACGCACTACGCCATGA
- a CDS encoding ABC transporter ATP-binding protein — MSYLQLQGIEKFFGDHRAIKGIDLEIKPGEFIVFVGPSGCGKSTLLRLIAGLEHIDGGKLTLEGRDITHMPSSKRDLAMVFQSYALYPHMSVADNMSFALKLAGAPKAEIDDKVKKAAEILDLTKYLERTPKDLSGGQRQRVAIGRAIVRAPKVFLFDEPLSNLDAALRGQTRIEIAKLHRDLGATTVYVTHDQVEAMTLADRVVVLRDGLIEQVGTPLELYDRPANQFVAQFIGTPQMNMVPVADIPALEAVCGLKVEAGGFVGLRPEHITLCAPDQGLLQGKVQLVEALGAETLVYVGTPKGGQLVSRLTERCNLHPGDIVGVQIDADAAHLFDAKGRITRTGMTRKAVSP, encoded by the coding sequence ATGTCATACCTTCAACTCCAAGGCATCGAAAAGTTCTTCGGTGATCACCGCGCCATCAAAGGCATCGATCTGGAAATCAAACCCGGCGAGTTCATTGTTTTTGTGGGCCCATCGGGCTGCGGCAAGTCCACGCTGCTTCGCCTGATCGCGGGCCTGGAACACATCGACGGTGGCAAGCTAACCCTGGAAGGGCGCGACATCACGCACATGCCATCCTCCAAGCGCGATCTGGCCATGGTGTTCCAGAGCTATGCGCTGTATCCGCACATGAGCGTGGCCGACAACATGAGCTTTGCGCTCAAACTCGCGGGTGCGCCCAAGGCCGAAATCGACGACAAGGTGAAGAAAGCTGCCGAAATCCTCGATCTCACGAAATATCTGGAGCGCACACCCAAGGACTTGTCGGGCGGCCAGCGTCAGCGCGTGGCCATTGGCCGGGCCATCGTGCGCGCGCCCAAGGTGTTTCTGTTTGACGAGCCTCTGTCCAACCTGGACGCAGCCCTTCGCGGCCAGACCCGTATCGAAATCGCCAAACTGCACCGCGATCTGGGCGCCACCACCGTGTACGTGACCCACGACCAGGTCGAGGCTATGACCCTGGCCGACCGCGTGGTGGTGCTGCGCGACGGCTTGATCGAGCAAGTGGGAACCCCACTGGAGCTGTATGACCGCCCGGCCAATCAGTTTGTGGCCCAGTTCATTGGCACGCCGCAAATGAACATGGTGCCCGTCGCCGACATTCCCGCCCTGGAAGCCGTGTGCGGCCTCAAAGTGGAAGCTGGCGGTTTTGTGGGCCTGCGCCCGGAGCACATCACCCTGTGCGCTCCCGATCAAGGGCTGCTGCAAGGCAAGGTTCAGTTGGTGGAAGCGCTGGGCGCAGAAACCTTGGTCTATGTCGGCACGCCCAAGGGGGGGCAACTGGTGTCTCGCCTCACAGAGCGGTGCAACCTGCATCCGGGCGACATCGTGGGGGTTCAAATTGACGCCGACGCGGCACACCTGTTTGACGCCAAAGGCCGCATCACCCGCACAGGTATGACCCGCAAAGCGGTGAGCCCTTAA
- a CDS encoding carbohydrate ABC transporter permease: MARQSTYTPDYAVRTVAAWGVALLLFFPLGWLILTSFKTELQAIAVPPKLFFSPTLENFHEVNERSDYLRYAWNSVLTSVVSTVIGLMIAAPAAYAMAFFKGKHDKDILMWMLSTKMMPAVGALVPVYVLAQKSHLLDNPIALIIVFTLSNLPIMVWMLYSQFKEIPREILEAARMDGATLWQEARLVLLPLAMGSLASTGLLTLVLSWNEAFWSLNLTAANGGTLATLIAGYSSPEGLFWSKLSAASFLAIAPIVVFGWFSQKQLVQGLTFGAVK; encoded by the coding sequence ATGGCACGTCAATCTACCTACACACCGGACTACGCCGTTCGCACCGTGGCCGCCTGGGGCGTCGCGCTCCTGCTTTTCTTCCCGCTCGGTTGGCTCATCCTGACCTCGTTCAAGACCGAGCTGCAAGCCATTGCGGTGCCGCCCAAGTTGTTCTTCAGCCCCACGCTGGAGAATTTTCACGAAGTCAATGAGCGCAGTGACTACCTGCGGTACGCATGGAACTCGGTGCTGACCAGCGTGGTCTCCACCGTCATCGGACTGATGATCGCCGCCCCGGCCGCCTACGCCATGGCGTTCTTCAAGGGCAAGCACGACAAAGACATCCTGATGTGGATGCTGTCGACCAAAATGATGCCCGCCGTGGGTGCGCTGGTGCCGGTTTATGTGCTGGCCCAAAAGAGCCACCTGCTGGACAACCCCATTGCCTTGATCATCGTGTTCACCCTGTCCAACCTGCCCATCATGGTCTGGATGCTGTATTCGCAGTTCAAAGAGATCCCCCGCGAGATTCTGGAAGCCGCACGCATGGACGGCGCCACACTCTGGCAGGAAGCGCGCCTGGTGCTGTTGCCACTGGCCATGGGCAGCTTGGCCTCCACCGGACTCTTGACCCTGGTGCTCTCCTGGAACGAGGCGTTCTGGAGCCTGAACCTGACGGCCGCCAACGGTGGCACGCTGGCCACGCTGATTGCCGGTTACTCCAGCCCTGAAGGCCTGTTCTGGTCCAAGCTGTCTGCCGCTTCATTCCTGGCCATCGCACCCATCGTGGTCTTCGGATGGTTCAGCCAGAAGCAACTGGTGCAGGGACTGACCTTTGGCGCCGTGAAGTAA
- a CDS encoding carbohydrate ABC transporter permease: MNRTLPRLLMAPAVSTLYLWMIVPLVMTIYFSLIQFNLLNPDQSAFIGLENYEYFVTDPSFGAAIMNTLLLLGSVIGITVVFGVLIALLINEPLAGRGLVRILLISPFFVMPTVNALLWKNMMMNPIYGVLAQVWIFFGATPIDWLTEVPLFSIILMVSWQWLPFATLIFMTALQSMDREQLEASRMDGANFFQQFRYLYVPHLGRSVAVVVMIELIFLLSVFAEIYTTTGGGPGDASTNIAYLIFKQALLNFDAGVASAGALFAVVLANIVGIFMIRMVGKNLDK, from the coding sequence ATGAACCGCACACTCCCCCGATTGCTGATGGCCCCGGCCGTGAGCACGCTCTACCTCTGGATGATCGTGCCGCTGGTGATGACCATCTATTTCTCCCTTATCCAGTTCAACCTGCTGAACCCGGACCAATCCGCCTTCATTGGCCTGGAGAACTACGAATACTTCGTGACCGACCCGTCTTTCGGGGCGGCCATCATGAATACTTTGCTGCTGCTGGGCAGCGTCATCGGCATTACCGTGGTCTTCGGTGTGCTCATCGCCTTGCTGATCAACGAGCCGCTGGCCGGTCGCGGCCTGGTGCGCATTCTGCTGATCTCGCCCTTCTTCGTCATGCCCACGGTCAACGCCTTGCTGTGGAAGAACATGATGATGAACCCCATTTACGGGGTGTTGGCGCAGGTCTGGATTTTCTTCGGCGCCACCCCAATTGACTGGCTGACTGAGGTGCCGCTGTTCTCCATCATTCTGATGGTGTCCTGGCAATGGTTGCCCTTTGCCACACTGATTTTCATGACGGCGCTGCAAAGCATGGACCGCGAACAGTTGGAGGCCTCGCGCATGGACGGCGCCAACTTCTTCCAACAGTTCCGCTACCTCTACGTCCCCCACCTGGGCCGCTCGGTGGCCGTTGTGGTGATGATCGAACTCATCTTCTTGCTCAGTGTATTTGCCGAGATTTACACCACCACCGGGGGTGGCCCGGGCGATGCGAGCACCAACATCGCTTACCTGATCTTTAAACAGGCCCTGCTGAATTTCGATGCAGGCGTGGCCTCGGCCGGCGCACTGTTCGCGGTCGTACTCGCCAACATCGTGGGGATTTTCATGATCCGCATGGTCGGCAAAAACCTGGACAAGTGA
- a CDS encoding sugar ABC transporter substrate-binding protein — protein sequence MKLSLAASLVLALCGTAQAATELVIATVNNGHMVEMQKLSSNFEKANPDITLKWVTLEEGVLRQRVTTDIATKGGQFDIMTIGMYEAPIWGKKGWLKEIKGDAAYDIDDILPAMRNGLSVDGKMYAAPFYGESSMLMYRKDLTDKAGITIPERPTWTQVRDAAAKIHDPKNGVYGICLRGKPGWGDNMAFVTTMANAFGGQLFDMKWKPQFDSKPWHDAVTFYVDMLTKYGPPGSAANSFNEILALTNTGKCGMWVDATIAASFVSDPKQSKVADQMAFAQAPTQVTAKGSNWLWAWALAVPSGSKKVDAAQKFVTWATSKDYIELVAKTNGWAAVPTGTRKSTYANPEFVKAARFAPAEKMAIDSANPNDATLPKSPYVGVQFAAIPEFQAIGTEVGQQLSAALAGQKTVDEALKAAQVAAERQMKKAGYYK from the coding sequence ATGAAACTTTCCCTGGCAGCCTCACTGGTTCTGGCCCTCTGCGGCACAGCCCAAGCAGCGACTGAACTCGTCATCGCCACCGTCAACAACGGTCACATGGTCGAAATGCAGAAACTCAGCAGCAACTTTGAAAAAGCCAACCCCGACATCACGCTCAAGTGGGTTACGCTGGAAGAAGGTGTTCTGCGCCAGCGCGTCACCACCGACATTGCCACCAAAGGCGGCCAATTCGACATCATGACCATCGGCATGTACGAAGCGCCGATCTGGGGCAAAAAAGGTTGGCTGAAAGAAATCAAAGGCGATGCCGCCTATGACATCGACGACATCTTGCCCGCCATGCGCAATGGCCTAAGCGTAGACGGCAAAATGTACGCTGCCCCCTTCTACGGCGAGAGCTCCATGCTCATGTACCGCAAAGACTTGACCGACAAGGCCGGCATCACCATCCCAGAGCGTCCTACCTGGACCCAGGTGCGTGACGCAGCCGCCAAGATCCACGATCCAAAGAACGGCGTGTACGGCATCTGCCTGCGCGGCAAGCCAGGCTGGGGCGACAACATGGCCTTCGTCACAACCATGGCCAACGCCTTCGGCGGACAGCTGTTCGACATGAAGTGGAAGCCACAGTTCGACAGCAAGCCTTGGCACGACGCCGTCACGTTCTACGTTGACATGCTGACCAAGTACGGCCCACCCGGCTCTGCTGCCAACAGCTTCAACGAAATCCTGGCCCTGACCAATACGGGCAAGTGCGGTATGTGGGTGGACGCAACGATCGCAGCATCTTTCGTGAGCGACCCCAAGCAATCCAAAGTGGCCGACCAGATGGCCTTTGCACAAGCGCCTACCCAGGTGACCGCCAAGGGTTCCAACTGGTTGTGGGCATGGGCTTTGGCCGTGCCATCGGGCTCCAAGAAAGTGGACGCTGCACAGAAGTTCGTGACTTGGGCAACTTCCAAGGATTACATCGAGCTGGTGGCAAAAACCAATGGCTGGGCCGCTGTGCCCACCGGTACGCGCAAGTCGACCTACGCAAACCCTGAGTTTGTGAAGGCCGCCCGCTTCGCTCCGGCCGAGAAGATGGCCATCGATTCGGCCAACCCGAACGACGCCACCTTGCCTAAGAGCCCCTATGTCGGCGTGCAGTTCGCTGCCATCCCTGAGTTCCAGGCGATCGGTACCGAAGTGGGCCAGCAGTTGAGCGCAGCGCTGGCAGGCCAGAAGACGGTTGATGAAGCGTTGAAGGCAGCCCAGGTGGCCGCCGAGCGTCAGATGAAGAAGGCGGGCTACTACAAGTAA
- a CDS encoding Lrp/AsnC family transcriptional regulator: MNILDKFDWAILIELQIEGRLSNADLSARVGLSAAPCWRRVRRLEEAGFIKGYRAEIDRHKIGLGVLAFVRLDADSNSGDVLRSLEEAIRAIPEIVSCHYISGTGTFELQVVSRDLNSFSQFAREVLINLPHVKDLHTSFSLGEVKASSVLPLGPMAS; this comes from the coding sequence ATGAACATACTCGACAAATTTGACTGGGCGATTCTGATTGAATTGCAAATTGAAGGGCGCCTGAGCAATGCCGACCTGAGCGCACGAGTGGGTCTGAGCGCCGCCCCCTGTTGGCGACGGGTTCGGCGTTTGGAGGAGGCCGGGTTTATCAAGGGTTATCGGGCAGAAATTGATCGTCACAAAATTGGATTGGGCGTGTTGGCGTTTGTGCGACTGGACGCCGACAGCAACTCGGGCGACGTGCTAAGAAGTCTGGAGGAAGCCATCCGTGCCATTCCCGAGATCGTGAGCTGCCACTACATCAGCGGCACGGGTACTTTTGAGTTGCAAGTGGTCAGCCGCGACCTCAACAGCTTCAGCCAGTTTGCCCGCGAGGTGTTGATCAACCTGCCCCATGTAAAAGACCTCCACACCAGCTTCTCTCTGGGTGAAGTCAAGGCCAGTAGCGTCCTGCCACTCGGCCCCATGGCGTCCTGA